A window of the Comamonas sp. Y33R10-2 genome harbors these coding sequences:
- the cobA gene encoding uroporphyrinogen-III C-methyltransferase has translation MTSRHAHSLSSSGRCYLVGAGPGDPELLTIKAFKLIQSATLLLVDDLVSAEIVKLASPKTRVIAVGKRGGRESTSQEFIEKLMIMAARQGEIVVRLKGGDPFIFGRGGEEVEHLRATGVQVEVVNGITAGLAAATSLGVSLTHRDHAHGVVFVTGHPKPGGVQNDWRQLAQTAHVVGLTLVVYMGVSSVPHIQAELLAGGLPASTPVALVQSASLPTQQQVVTQLGDMSTALVSSGLGSPCVFVIGQVVKQAAVSQFELGAWLGEVEPRRAVGV, from the coding sequence ACCCGGAATTGCTCACCATCAAGGCTTTCAAGCTGATTCAGAGCGCTACGCTGCTGCTGGTTGACGATCTGGTTTCTGCTGAAATCGTCAAGCTCGCCAGTCCCAAGACCCGCGTGATTGCCGTGGGCAAGCGCGGTGGGCGCGAAAGTACATCGCAGGAGTTCATTGAAAAGCTGATGATCATGGCCGCGCGTCAGGGAGAGATTGTGGTGCGACTCAAAGGCGGCGATCCCTTCATCTTTGGCCGAGGGGGTGAAGAAGTTGAACATCTGCGCGCTACAGGTGTGCAGGTGGAAGTGGTCAATGGCATTACAGCGGGGCTGGCGGCAGCCACCAGTCTGGGCGTGTCACTCACCCACCGCGATCATGCGCATGGCGTGGTGTTTGTGACGGGTCACCCCAAACCCGGTGGTGTGCAAAACGACTGGCGCCAGCTGGCTCAGACTGCTCACGTAGTGGGCTTGACGCTGGTGGTCTACATGGGCGTGAGTTCTGTGCCGCATATTCAGGCCGAGCTACTGGCCGGTGGCCTGCCCGCCAGCACGCCTGTGGCGCTGGTGCAAAGTGCCAGCCTGCCTACGCAGCAGCAGGTCGTCACGCAGCTGGGGGATATGTCCACAGCGCTTGTCAGCAGCGGTTTGGGGAGCCCGTGCGTCTTTGTGATTGGGCAAGTCGTCAAACAGGCGGCAGTGAGTCAGTTTGAGCTTGGAGCATGGCTAGGAGAGGTGGAGCCGCGCCGCGCTGTCGGGGTGTGA
- a CDS encoding FUSC family protein: protein MSVAAYDRLLENATRWGFDSARLRLHLRTAFAVCIAVFLAWVVGLQHPQWAGMTVWAASQPLRGQLLEKSFFRLFGTLIGTAAGVVLVLVANGDLLWLVTGLAIWIGVCAGLGNLQRSFTSYGTMLAGYSASMVALLDGGNPTFVYELGWDRLFTALTGVVVALIVGWLFTPVSAEIPGDDKVRRLCARLLRDIATASMAALKAASQAAAHGKGVLGPKDLAERLSAMAAIEEGLDLHAAGSTRSRRAVRALRRLINTQISALLWLRDCTGKTITPAFTAEQAQTIAQALEQAAHLLETQPAPLAAIDALASAQEAAAGWGHAQEILGNLGIALQAHFVAASDLPLPANHRARQFPVVLHSDWVGARRAMLRAFSAIFLVGLVWALTGWQGGAFMLLGLSIMVTVFSSFENPVFTMRFVIAGQAMGAGVALACQWFFWPFASSQLQMVLMMMPFILIGALLFSHHRTALSGFDCNMVILLALWPHFPYQLDYGNSLSMAFAIVTGPLAGWFAYHFILPVTVQGKIAGLRAMMVHELQDMAATPLHTLNVRVMRARLYHRLLRLVRTSEKISISAAQEAADCGLAALRVGKAVLILHALEEDRLLSESTLRGARSALQRLQQLPTAPAKAIPLLTGVAARIEQRQPEQALQLQLAAQDIGEHQRFFASTAKIA from the coding sequence TGGCTTGGGTAGTGGGATTGCAACACCCGCAATGGGCAGGAATGACAGTTTGGGCTGCATCGCAACCATTGCGCGGGCAGTTGCTGGAAAAAAGTTTTTTCCGCCTTTTTGGAACCCTCATTGGCACAGCCGCCGGTGTCGTGCTGGTACTTGTGGCGAATGGCGACTTGCTCTGGCTCGTCACCGGGCTGGCTATATGGATTGGCGTTTGCGCCGGACTGGGCAATCTGCAACGCAGCTTTACCTCTTACGGCACCATGCTGGCGGGCTATTCAGCCTCTATGGTGGCCCTGCTAGACGGAGGCAATCCCACCTTTGTATATGAGCTGGGCTGGGACCGTTTGTTTACCGCGCTCACCGGCGTGGTAGTCGCACTCATCGTGGGCTGGTTGTTCACACCCGTGAGTGCTGAGATCCCCGGTGACGACAAAGTGCGTCGCCTCTGCGCTCGTTTGTTGCGTGACATTGCCACTGCGTCAATGGCTGCATTGAAAGCCGCATCGCAGGCCGCCGCGCATGGCAAAGGTGTGCTCGGCCCCAAGGATCTGGCTGAGCGCCTATCCGCCATGGCCGCCATTGAAGAAGGGCTAGACCTGCATGCCGCTGGCTCCACACGCTCGCGTCGGGCCGTGCGTGCGCTGCGTCGCCTGATCAATACGCAAATCTCGGCACTTCTCTGGCTGCGTGACTGCACGGGCAAAACCATCACCCCTGCATTCACTGCGGAGCAAGCCCAAACCATAGCACAGGCCCTGGAACAAGCCGCTCACCTGCTGGAGACCCAGCCCGCGCCACTTGCGGCGATTGATGCGCTTGCCAGCGCCCAAGAAGCGGCTGCTGGATGGGGTCATGCGCAAGAAATTCTGGGCAATCTTGGCATTGCCCTGCAAGCTCACTTTGTGGCTGCCAGCGACCTGCCCCTGCCAGCCAACCACCGCGCCCGCCAGTTTCCCGTGGTGCTACACAGCGACTGGGTAGGCGCCCGCCGCGCCATGCTGCGCGCTTTTAGTGCCATTTTTTTAGTGGGTTTGGTTTGGGCGTTGACAGGCTGGCAGGGCGGCGCTTTCATGCTGCTGGGCCTGTCCATCATGGTGACTGTGTTTTCATCCTTCGAAAACCCGGTCTTCACCATGCGCTTTGTCATTGCCGGTCAAGCCATGGGCGCTGGCGTTGCACTGGCCTGCCAATGGTTTTTTTGGCCGTTTGCCAGCAGCCAATTGCAGATGGTGCTGATGATGATGCCCTTCATCCTCATCGGCGCACTGCTGTTCAGCCACCACCGAACCGCTTTGTCTGGCTTTGACTGCAATATGGTGATATTGCTGGCGCTATGGCCGCACTTCCCTTATCAGCTGGACTACGGGAATTCGCTATCCATGGCTTTTGCCATCGTTACAGGCCCGCTGGCTGGCTGGTTCGCTTACCATTTTATCTTGCCAGTGACCGTGCAAGGAAAAATCGCAGGTCTGCGCGCCATGATGGTTCATGAGCTGCAAGACATGGCCGCTACGCCGCTGCACACCCTTAATGTGCGGGTGATGCGCGCCCGCCTCTATCACCGCCTGCTGCGACTTGTGCGCACCTCTGAAAAAATCAGCATCAGCGCCGCACAAGAGGCCGCTGACTGTGGCTTGGCCGCTCTGCGCGTAGGCAAGGCTGTGCTCATACTCCACGCTTTGGAGGAAGATAGATTGCTATCCGAAAGCACCTTACGCGGCGCGCGCAGTGCGCTACAAAGATTGCAGCAACTGCCAACCGCCCCCGCCAAGGCCATTCCTTTGCTGACAGGCGTCGCAGCACGCATAGAGCAACGCCAACCCGAGCAAGCCCTGCAACTGCAACTCGCCGCGCAGGACATTGGCGAGCATCAGCGCTTTTTTGCCAGCACCGCCAAGATTGCCTGA
- a CDS encoding NAD-dependent succinate-semialdehyde dehydrogenase, whose product MSTAYPDTQLLIDGQWQAAASGKAIDVRNPASGEVIGRVAHADIPDLDRALAAADKGFQVWRKVSAHERGAIMRRAAALLKERADEIAALLTQEQGKPLAEAKGEIIAGAGIIEWFADEALRIYGRIVPSRRPEQQQLVIKEPVGPVAAFTPWNFPVNQIVRKIGAALASGCSFLCKAPEETPASPAALLKCFVDAGIPAGVVGLVYGDPAQISSYLIASPVIRKVTFTGSTAVGKQLAALAGQHMKRSTMELGGHAPVIVAEDADVALAVKAAGAAKFRNAGQVCISPTRFLVHNSVREEFTRAMVAHAEALKVGNGLEQGIQMGPLANPRRVTALTQLIQNAEHSGAKLLTGGASFGDAGNYFAPTVLSDVPLTADIFNQEPFGPVAAIRGFDKIEDAIQEANRLSYGLAAYAFTRSLKTSHQLAQDVEAGMLWINQPALPSAELPFGGIKDSGYGSEGGPEALEAYLVSKAVAISCV is encoded by the coding sequence ATGAGCACTGCATACCCCGATACCCAGCTTTTGATTGATGGACAGTGGCAGGCAGCTGCCAGCGGCAAGGCGATTGATGTGCGCAACCCGGCATCGGGCGAAGTCATCGGTCGCGTGGCGCATGCCGATATTCCTGACTTGGACCGCGCACTCGCCGCTGCGGACAAGGGCTTTCAGGTATGGCGCAAGGTGTCTGCGCATGAGCGCGGTGCCATCATGCGCCGTGCGGCGGCGCTGCTCAAAGAGCGTGCTGACGAGATCGCGGCGCTGCTGACGCAGGAGCAGGGCAAGCCGCTGGCCGAGGCAAAGGGCGAGATCATTGCCGGTGCCGGCATCATTGAATGGTTTGCGGACGAGGCTCTGCGCATCTATGGCCGCATCGTGCCCTCGCGCCGCCCTGAGCAGCAGCAACTGGTGATCAAGGAGCCTGTGGGCCCGGTAGCGGCTTTTACTCCCTGGAACTTCCCGGTCAACCAGATCGTGCGCAAGATTGGCGCGGCGCTGGCCTCGGGCTGCTCCTTTTTGTGCAAGGCACCTGAAGAAACGCCGGCCTCGCCCGCAGCGCTGCTCAAGTGCTTTGTGGATGCGGGCATTCCCGCCGGTGTGGTGGGTCTGGTCTATGGCGACCCGGCCCAGATCTCGTCATATCTGATTGCCAGCCCGGTAATCCGTAAAGTGACGTTCACCGGCTCTACCGCCGTGGGCAAGCAGCTGGCGGCGCTGGCCGGCCAGCACATGAAGCGCAGCACCATGGAACTGGGCGGACATGCACCCGTGATCGTGGCCGAGGATGCTGATGTGGCGCTGGCCGTCAAGGCCGCAGGTGCTGCCAAGTTCCGCAACGCGGGGCAGGTCTGCATCTCGCCCACGCGTTTTTTGGTGCACAACAGCGTGCGCGAGGAGTTCACCCGCGCCATGGTGGCCCATGCCGAGGCGCTGAAGGTGGGCAATGGTCTGGAGCAAGGAATCCAGATGGGCCCATTGGCCAACCCGCGCCGCGTAACAGCGCTGACCCAGTTGATTCAAAACGCAGAGCATAGTGGTGCCAAGCTGCTGACCGGCGGCGCATCGTTTGGCGATGCCGGTAACTACTTTGCCCCTACGGTGCTGTCTGATGTACCTTTGACGGCTGATATCTTCAATCAGGAGCCCTTTGGTCCCGTAGCGGCGATTCGCGGCTTTGACAAGATTGAAGACGCTATTCAAGAGGCCAATCGCCTGTCGTATGGCTTGGCTGCCTATGCCTTTACGCGCTCGCTCAAGACATCACACCAGCTGGCGCAGGATGTGGAAGCAGGCATGTTGTGGATCAATCAGCCTGCGCTGCCATCGGCCGAACTGCCGTTTGGCGGCATCAAGGATTCAGGCTATGGCTCAGAAGGTGGGCCTGAGGCGCTGGAGGCTTATCTGGTTTCCAAGGCTGTGGCTATTAGCTGCGTGTAA